A region from the Sulfurospirillum oryzae genome encodes:
- a CDS encoding cache domain-containing protein yields the protein MKRFPRRKKGYPIKNFRALALLFGLFFITILVLVFLIYRANHNLYIEDAKNSVESVLGHTQELISHEKQLALSIALMLAQNETLKQGYLKNDRQLLFETLQSEIPKIKQYLQIENLEVQLHTKEGKSWVRSWDFESYGDDLSSFRKGIALLHQTKTPLVAIELGKRLNIKALCPIFDKEELIGSLEIIIGFDEVAQKLSDKKIRFVVLMEKKFLEIGEWMKELEQINDYVIISNSCSNRCVETLSSIITPEILNKGFARSNGALFGFTPLFDIEAKQVGYIGIWFGESLLKESLLLRATLTPNTKPLHVKTLQPSSNASTPSEVIIR from the coding sequence TTGAAACGGTTTCCACGAAGAAAGAAAGGATATCCCATCAAAAATTTTCGCGCACTGGCTCTTTTGTTTGGACTCTTTTTTATCACAATACTTGTATTGGTTTTTCTCATCTATCGCGCTAACCATAACCTCTATATCGAAGATGCCAAAAACAGTGTGGAGAGTGTTTTAGGGCACACACAAGAGCTTATTTCGCACGAAAAACAGCTTGCCCTTAGCATTGCATTGATGCTTGCGCAAAATGAAACACTTAAGCAAGGCTATCTCAAAAATGATCGTCAACTCCTTTTTGAAACGTTACAAAGCGAAATTCCAAAGATCAAACAATATCTTCAAATCGAAAACCTTGAAGTACAGCTTCACACCAAAGAAGGTAAATCGTGGGTGCGAAGTTGGGATTTTGAAAGTTATGGGGATGACCTCTCCTCTTTTCGTAAAGGCATAGCACTCCTACACCAAACAAAAACACCTCTTGTTGCCATTGAGCTTGGAAAGCGTCTCAATATCAAAGCACTGTGTCCTATCTTCGATAAAGAAGAACTGATAGGCTCTTTAGAAATTATTATTGGATTTGATGAAGTGGCACAAAAACTCAGCGATAAAAAAATTCGCTTTGTTGTGCTCATGGAGAAAAAATTTCTAGAAATTGGTGAATGGATGAAAGAGTTAGAGCAAATCAATGACTATGTTATCATCAGTAACAGTTGTTCAAACCGTTGTGTAGAAACCCTTTCTTCTATTATCACGCCTGAAATTCTTAACAAAGGATTTGCACGCTCTAACGGGGCACTTTTCGGATTTACACCCCTTTTCGACATTGAAGCCAAACAAGTGGGCTACATTGGAATTTGGTTTGGCGAATCTCTTTTAAAAGAGTCTCTACTCCTTCGTGCAACACTAACACCCAACACAAAACCTTTACATGTAAAAACGCTTCAACCCTCCAGCAATGCCTCAACACCAAGTGAGGTGATCATACGATGA
- a CDS encoding c-type cytochrome encodes MKVGSIVRLALIVSCASGLFAFDTAELNKRSDKGFKPVVVKDWKAPDESTIPNTLFGDTVRYGKALVNETYKYIGPEVSDPKMRYAGNNLACSSCHQEAGTKKWSGPFMASFASFPQYRNRDESIGSIEERVNGCMGRSMNGKPLPENGKEMRAIVTYMYWLGQGIPLGAKVEGAEFPQVNRKMIMSQAADPIKGEKVYKEFCASCHGDNGQGVKREGKANGYEYPPLWGKDSYNTGAGMFRVIRAADWIVANMPFGADNKNRILTDEQAYNVAAYINNYDKPRDVKANREKDFPDLSMKVPDSDIGPYDDNKTRHQHKFGPYQGIIIPAK; translated from the coding sequence ATGAAGGTAGGTTCAATCGTACGTTTAGCACTGATTGTATCGTGCGCAAGCGGGCTTTTTGCATTTGATACAGCAGAACTCAATAAACGTTCAGACAAAGGGTTTAAACCTGTGGTGGTGAAAGATTGGAAAGCACCTGATGAGAGTACCATTCCTAACACTCTTTTTGGCGATACAGTGCGCTATGGTAAAGCACTCGTCAATGAAACGTATAAATACATAGGTCCAGAAGTAAGCGATCCGAAAATGCGATATGCGGGTAATAATCTTGCCTGTTCATCATGCCATCAAGAAGCCGGTACAAAAAAATGGTCTGGTCCGTTTATGGCATCTTTTGCCTCCTTCCCGCAGTATCGTAACCGCGATGAGAGCATTGGAAGTATTGAAGAGCGCGTGAATGGTTGTATGGGGCGTAGTATGAACGGTAAACCACTTCCTGAAAATGGCAAAGAGATGCGAGCAATCGTAACGTATATGTATTGGCTAGGACAAGGAATCCCTTTGGGTGCAAAAGTGGAAGGGGCTGAGTTTCCTCAAGTCAATCGCAAGATGATTATGAGTCAAGCGGCCGATCCGATCAAAGGCGAAAAAGTGTATAAAGAGTTTTGTGCTTCATGCCATGGTGACAATGGTCAAGGCGTGAAACGTGAAGGCAAAGCCAACGGTTATGAATATCCACCGCTTTGGGGCAAAGACAGCTATAACACAGGTGCTGGTATGTTTAGAGTCATTCGTGCGGCAGACTGGATCGTGGCAAATATGCCTTTTGGTGCGGACAATAAAAATCGTATCTTAACCGATGAACAAGCCTATAATGTCGCGGCGTATATCAACAACTATGACAAGCCACGCGATGTTAAAGCAAACCGTGAAAAAGATTTTCCTGATCTTAGCATGAAAGTTCCTGATAGTGATATTGGACCTTATGATGACAATAAAACACGTCACCAACATAAATTTGGACCATACCAAGGTATCATTATTCCTGCAAAATAG
- the phsA gene encoding thiosulfate reductase PhsA, with the protein MTQMLSRRSFLKLSSAAAAVASLSSIPGTLGALEESQKQLKGNAKYTPSICEMCTSACTIEAKVEEGKGVFIKGNPADKSRGGKICARGSSGFNQLYDPQRLVKPIMRVGERGEGKWKVVSWDEAYTFIANKLEEIKQKHGAHTVAFTARSGWNKTWFHNLAQAYGSHNLFGHEATCPLAYDMAMDDIFENGISRDFGKAKYIINMGHNVFEGIVISYARQYMDMLAHGGKVVTLEPRFSAMAAKSTEWHAIKPGHDIAFVLAFINVLINENLYNKKFVEKYCEGFEELKASVAEYTPEKMATECDIPADTIKRLAREFAKAAPKAIFDFGHRCGFTPQELELRRAMMMCNVLVGAVEQEGGYYLNKGAGFYNKFLGEGDAKAPGLKKPKIPAYPKIAVPRIDRIGEKDNEFFLAGKGAGIVTLIPKATLEDLPGVPYRLHGWFIARNNPVMTQSNMETVIKAIKAMDLVVVFDIQVSDTAWYADIVLPDTTYLERDEEFTASGSKNPGYGVGRQKVVEPVGESRPGWRVAKELGEKMGLGDYFPYKDIEDYRLQQVGDNVELLAKLKATGSASFGVPLLLQDKKSVAEFVKKYPSAASKVNEEGTINFPEKIRLFSHKLEEVSKKGALSYEPYKYKEADELYFVNGKSAVRTNGHNGNNLWLNNLCDDAGVWIHPKTAERLGIKQGDKVEVYNKYSTQKGKANVTKGVREDTIFAYFGFGHVSKELKRAYGKGVNSNALYASFVSPNSGMNLHVVGVKVRKA; encoded by the coding sequence ATGACTCAAATGCTTAGTCGAAGAAGCTTTTTAAAGCTCTCTTCTGCAGCCGCAGCAGTTGCTAGTCTCTCAAGCATTCCAGGAACACTGGGTGCACTTGAAGAGAGTCAAAAGCAACTTAAAGGGAATGCCAAATATACACCAAGTATTTGTGAGATGTGTACGAGCGCTTGTACTATCGAAGCAAAGGTGGAAGAGGGCAAGGGTGTGTTTATCAAAGGAAATCCAGCGGACAAAAGCAGAGGTGGAAAAATCTGTGCTCGTGGCTCTTCAGGATTTAATCAGTTGTATGATCCACAGCGTCTGGTTAAGCCTATTATGCGCGTGGGTGAACGTGGTGAAGGAAAGTGGAAAGTGGTCAGTTGGGACGAAGCTTACACTTTTATTGCCAATAAACTTGAAGAGATTAAACAAAAACATGGTGCGCATACGGTGGCATTTACAGCACGTAGCGGTTGGAACAAAACATGGTTCCATAATTTGGCTCAAGCGTATGGCTCACACAACCTTTTCGGGCATGAGGCTACTTGTCCTTTAGCATACGATATGGCAATGGATGATATTTTTGAAAATGGCATTAGCCGTGATTTTGGTAAAGCCAAATATATCATCAATATGGGTCACAATGTCTTTGAAGGTATCGTTATCTCTTACGCACGTCAGTACATGGATATGCTCGCACACGGTGGTAAAGTGGTTACTTTAGAGCCAAGATTCTCCGCAATGGCAGCAAAATCAACTGAATGGCATGCGATTAAACCAGGACATGATATTGCATTTGTTTTAGCCTTTATCAATGTTCTTATTAATGAAAATCTATACAATAAAAAATTCGTTGAAAAATACTGTGAAGGTTTTGAAGAACTGAAAGCTTCAGTGGCTGAGTATACTCCTGAGAAAATGGCAACGGAGTGTGATATTCCAGCGGATACCATTAAACGTTTAGCTCGTGAATTTGCCAAAGCTGCGCCAAAAGCCATCTTTGATTTTGGTCACCGTTGTGGATTTACACCACAAGAACTTGAACTTCGTCGTGCAATGATGATGTGTAACGTTCTTGTAGGTGCAGTGGAGCAAGAAGGTGGTTATTATCTTAATAAAGGTGCTGGTTTTTACAATAAATTCCTTGGTGAAGGCGATGCCAAAGCGCCAGGTCTTAAAAAACCAAAAATCCCTGCTTATCCAAAAATTGCGGTTCCTAGAATTGATCGCATCGGTGAAAAAGACAATGAGTTCTTCTTGGCGGGAAAAGGCGCTGGTATTGTCACTTTAATACCTAAAGCAACCTTAGAAGATCTTCCAGGGGTACCTTATAGACTTCATGGTTGGTTCATCGCACGTAACAATCCTGTAATGACACAGTCCAATATGGAAACCGTCATTAAAGCAATTAAAGCGATGGATTTGGTGGTGGTTTTTGATATTCAAGTCTCTGATACCGCTTGGTATGCCGACATTGTTCTTCCCGATACCACGTATTTAGAGCGAGATGAAGAGTTTACCGCAAGTGGCAGTAAAAATCCAGGGTATGGTGTAGGCCGTCAAAAAGTGGTTGAGCCAGTCGGTGAGTCTCGTCCAGGTTGGAGAGTGGCAAAAGAGCTTGGAGAAAAAATGGGCTTAGGGGATTATTTCCCATACAAAGACATTGAAGATTATCGTTTACAACAAGTGGGTGACAATGTTGAGCTTCTTGCCAAACTTAAAGCAACAGGTAGTGCTAGCTTTGGTGTTCCATTGTTACTTCAAGATAAAAAAAGTGTGGCTGAGTTTGTAAAAAAATATCCAAGTGCGGCAAGCAAAGTCAACGAAGAGGGCACGATTAATTTCCCTGAAAAAATTCGACTCTTTAGCCATAAACTGGAAGAGGTTTCTAAAAAAGGCGCTCTTAGCTATGAGCCTTACAAATACAAAGAGGCAGATGAACTCTACTTTGTCAATGGTAAGTCAGCGGTACGTACCAATGGCCACAATGGTAACAACCTTTGGTTGAACAACCTTTGTGATGATGCAGGTGTGTGGATTCACCCAAAAACAGCAGAACGTCTTGGCATCAAACAGGGTGACAAAGTTGAAGTTTATAATAAATACAGCACCCAAAAAGGCAAAGCTAACGTGACAAAAGGAGTACGTGAAGATACTATTTTTGCTTACTTTGGATTTGGGCACGTCAGTAAAGAGCTTAAGAGAGCTTATGGTAAAGGTGTCAACAGCAATGCGCTTTATGCTTCCTTTGTATCGCCAAACTCAGGTATGAACCTGCATGTTGTTGGCGTCAAAGTAAGAAAAGCGTAA
- a CDS encoding TIGR01212 family radical SAM protein (This family includes YhcC from E. coli K-12, an uncharacterized radical SAM protein.): MLPYLSHKAYMQSRYGEALFSIPVNLEFGCPNREHDGSGGCSFCPEHGARAAQIADAKSVEEQIAKGVAFAKKRYKAKRFALYIQAYTGTFASVLTQKEQYEKLLKMHAFDALHIGTRPDCLNSATLEYLQSLNQMIDVCVELGVQTSHDETLRLINRGHDFAKSKEAIFHLQHHGIKVYAHIIVGFSNETRAHWLSTTEELVKLGVDGIKIHHLHVIKNTELAHQYALKPFKTFSEYEYAEELMEILRRIPSHIPILRIATDTPDKDLVAPLWHMQKGQFGEYLVKTMRYRGIRQGDLVENNVLKNDVIQNKIVANDGSTTFWNKTYKDYYHPKAGAYTQAQALFIKQSRLEERLLKGDVKLLDIGFGMGYNTLESVKVAQKVAKHTLHVKAIDQDRMLLKQSMQTVPESLHVKILDALFTCKHYEDHFATVAFLNAEARYALTLLDEPFDVIYLDPFLESNNASLVSLELFQTLKKLLKKEGVLVCSTVLTIVQIALKQAGFTVQVCNDEASDIKGLVATHSIGEEQIDGSPYRDIYGIWSDKEIAKSF, translated from the coding sequence ATGCTACCGTATCTTAGCCATAAAGCTTACATGCAAAGCAGGTATGGTGAAGCACTCTTTAGTATTCCCGTCAATTTAGAATTTGGTTGTCCCAACCGCGAGCATGATGGCAGTGGTGGTTGCTCTTTTTGCCCAGAACACGGTGCGCGTGCGGCTCAAATTGCTGATGCGAAAAGTGTGGAAGAGCAGATAGCAAAAGGAGTTGCCTTTGCGAAAAAACGGTATAAAGCGAAGCGTTTTGCGCTTTATATTCAGGCGTATACGGGAACATTTGCATCCGTTTTAACGCAAAAAGAGCAGTATGAAAAGCTTTTGAAAATGCACGCTTTTGATGCACTTCATATCGGTACTCGCCCTGATTGTCTAAATTCTGCGACACTTGAGTATCTGCAATCACTGAATCAAATGATAGATGTATGTGTCGAACTAGGAGTGCAAACATCGCACGATGAGACGCTGCGTCTTATCAATCGTGGGCATGATTTTGCCAAGAGCAAAGAGGCGATTTTCCATCTTCAACATCATGGTATTAAAGTCTATGCGCATATCATTGTAGGATTTTCGAATGAAACAAGAGCGCATTGGCTTTCCACAACAGAGGAGCTGGTTAAATTAGGTGTGGATGGCATTAAAATTCACCATTTACATGTCATCAAAAACACGGAACTTGCGCATCAATATGCCCTAAAACCTTTTAAAACATTCAGCGAATATGAGTACGCAGAAGAACTCATGGAGATTCTAAGACGGATTCCTTCTCATATACCCATTTTGAGAATTGCCACGGACACCCCCGATAAAGATTTAGTAGCTCCTTTGTGGCACATGCAAAAAGGTCAGTTTGGCGAATATCTTGTTAAAACTATGCGTTATCGAGGCATAAGGCAAGGTGATTTGGTGGAAAATAATGTTTTAAAAAATGATGTAATACAAAACAAAATTGTAGCCAATGATGGAAGTACGACTTTTTGGAATAAAACTTATAAAGATTACTACCATCCCAAAGCGGGAGCTTACACTCAAGCACAAGCGCTTTTTATTAAACAGTCACGGTTAGAAGAGCGTCTTTTAAAAGGTGATGTAAAACTCTTAGACATTGGATTTGGCATGGGTTACAACACGTTAGAGTCTGTGAAAGTGGCTCAAAAAGTTGCCAAACATACTTTACATGTAAAAGCGATTGACCAAGATCGCATGCTTTTAAAACAGAGTATGCAAACCGTTCCAGAATCTTTACATGTAAAGATATTAGACGCTCTTTTTACATGCAAACACTATGAAGATCATTTTGCAACGGTTGCGTTTCTCAATGCCGAAGCGCGTTATGCGTTAACGCTTTTAGATGAGCCGTTTGATGTCATTTACTTAGATCCGTTTTTGGAGAGCAATAACGCTTCGTTGGTGAGCTTAGAATTGTTTCAAACACTCAAAAAGCTTTTAAAAAAAGAGGGCGTTTTGGTCTGTTCAACCGTTTTAACGATTGTGCAAATTGCGTTAAAACAAGCAGGGTTTACTGTGCAAGTCTGCAATGATGAAGCCAGCGATATCAAAGGGTTGGTTGCCACGCATAGCATTGGCGAAGAACAGATAGACGGCTCTCCTTATCGTGATATTTACGGTATTTGGAGCGATAAGGAGATAGCCAAATCTTTTTAA
- a CDS encoding nitrous oxide-stimulated promoter family protein, translated as MTKEKLLSDTETLRRFIQLHCDKKHHDVPKKRGTLEVTFKEEALAELPYNVCEECETLMLYAYGKLKNCPHENKPSCRKCPNSCYEKPMWKKMANVMMFSGMQLGLTKIRKLFSK; from the coding sequence ATGACTAAAGAAAAACTACTTTCTGACACAGAGACCTTACGTCGTTTCATTCAACTTCATTGCGATAAAAAACATCACGATGTGCCTAAAAAAAGAGGTACTTTAGAGGTAACGTTTAAAGAAGAGGCATTAGCAGAATTGCCGTACAATGTGTGTGAAGAGTGTGAAACACTGATGCTTTATGCGTATGGGAAGCTGAAAAATTGCCCGCATGAAAATAAACCAAGTTGTCGTAAATGCCCAAATTCTTGCTACGAGAAACCGATGTGGAAAAAGATGGCAAACGTGATGATGTTTAGCGGTATGCAACTAGGCCTTACAAAAATACGCAAACTCTTTTCTAAATAA
- a CDS encoding 4Fe-4S dicluster domain-containing protein → MAKKYGMIHDNNLCIGCQACSVACRSENKIPESVYRLQVWVNGPTEYPNGTLGYEYHRQSCVQCENTPCVSVCPTKASHVNEEGIVLVDVDLCVGCLYCIAACPYQARYVHPVTKAPDKCTFCHESRLSRGEEPACVTVCPTDALVFGDLNDPKSKINQVRSERVTYRQKEKLGTSPKMFIVPNHKGGINS, encoded by the coding sequence ATGGCAAAAAAATATGGAATGATCCACGATAATAATCTTTGCATCGGTTGTCAAGCGTGTAGTGTTGCGTGCAGATCTGAAAATAAAATACCAGAATCCGTCTATCGCTTACAAGTATGGGTCAATGGACCTACTGAATATCCAAATGGAACGCTCGGTTATGAGTACCACCGTCAATCATGTGTTCAGTGTGAAAATACACCATGCGTTAGCGTTTGTCCTACAAAAGCTTCACATGTTAATGAAGAAGGCATCGTGTTGGTTGATGTTGATTTGTGTGTAGGCTGTTTGTACTGTATCGCAGCATGCCCTTACCAAGCACGCTACGTGCATCCTGTGACCAAAGCACCTGATAAATGTACATTCTGCCATGAATCACGCTTAAGTCGTGGTGAAGAGCCAGCATGTGTCACTGTTTGTCCAACTGACGCATTGGTTTTTGGTGATTTGAACGATCCAAAAAGTAAAATCAACCAAGTACGCTCAGAGCGTGTAACGTATCGTCAAAAAGAGAAATTGGGAACAAGCCCAAAAATGTTTATCGTACCTAATCACAAAGGAGGGATCAACTCATGA